The Virgibacillus sp. MSP4-1 genome has a segment encoding these proteins:
- a CDS encoding yteA family sporulation protein — MLTNEQMSTFRSQLQKAKEDMEKRLKENDHFDIENGHYHQSMGELSSYDNHPADEGSALYEREKDIALNDHAEDELKNIEHALKAIDEGTYGTCQVCGKDIPLERLEALPTTTYCVEHSPDQVSSTQRPVEEGVLLPPFGKFEYDDTDNVAFDAEDSWQEVAKWGTSNSPSDFAVSPDHYNETYIESDDRVGYVEDYENFAANDIEGRNVTVYPSPRHEEYEENLDEEDTMSVFGDLKPYEIDPYTEEVAKEEKRNHTDDK, encoded by the coding sequence AGCTGCAGAAGGCCAAAGAGGATATGGAAAAGCGGTTAAAAGAAAATGATCATTTCGATATAGAGAATGGCCATTATCATCAATCCATGGGGGAATTGTCCAGCTATGACAATCACCCTGCTGATGAAGGGTCGGCCTTATATGAACGTGAAAAAGATATTGCCCTGAATGACCATGCTGAGGATGAATTAAAAAATATTGAACATGCATTAAAGGCTATCGATGAAGGCACATATGGAACTTGCCAGGTATGTGGAAAGGACATCCCACTGGAACGCCTGGAAGCTCTCCCCACCACCACCTATTGTGTGGAGCACTCCCCTGATCAGGTTTCTTCCACACAGCGTCCTGTGGAGGAAGGCGTACTCCTGCCCCCATTTGGGAAGTTTGAATATGATGATACGGACAACGTGGCGTTTGATGCAGAGGATTCCTGGCAGGAGGTTGCCAAGTGGGGAACCTCTAATTCTCCTTCAGATTTTGCCGTATCACCCGACCATTATAATGAAACCTACATTGAATCCGATGATCGTGTAGGCTATGTAGAGGATTACGAAAATTTCGCCGCGAATGATATCGAAGGCCGAAATGTCACCGTCTATCCCAGTCCAAGACATGAAGAATATGAGGAAAACCTCGATGAAGAAGATACCATGAGTGTATTCGGGGATTTAAAGCCTTATGAAATCGACCCTTATACGGAGGAAGTAGCCAAAGAAGAAAAGAGAAATCATACAGATGATAAATGA